Below is a window of Fibrobacter sp. DNA.
TTCGAATCCTCTCCCCTCCGTTTTCTCATCATCTCCACTGTCTTACCGGCTGAGGGCCGCATTTTTCATAGCACTTTCCGGCATAATAAAATCAACCGGTTCAATGCCATAATCTTCCGGATCCAGAGTTCCTTTAACTTTCCACTGTTCTCTTTCCCTCTCATGGTTTGATTTTGAGAGATCCCGGACAAAGGGAACTGAAATTTTTCCTCCCTTACTGTCGAATAGAATCGCCACCTGTGGCAGCAACAGGTTATTTCTGTTTATTTTTGTTACAACCCCTATCTCCCCTGATTCTAAAACAATCAGACTACCTACAGGATAAATACCCAGAAGCTTTATTAAATGCTCCACAATTTTCCTCGGATATTCATCATCCGCTCCCTGGAAAATAAGAGCGAGCGCCTCCTGGGGAATACATGCTTTTCTGCGAAACCCCTCTGAAGTAAGTGAATCATATACATCACATACCGCACAAATAAACGCCATCTCGTTTATCCGGCTGCCTTTGAGCTTTTGAGGATAACCGCTTCCGTTCAACCTCTCATGATGCTGTCCGATAATGTCCAGACAAGAGTTTGGCAGGACCTCAGAACTCTTTTCTATCATCTCAAGTGCATATTGTGGATGCTTTTTAACAAGATTCAGTTCTTCATTAGTGTAAGCCCCCTCAAAAAAGATCAGTTCTTCTGGAAGCCTTACTTTTCCAAGGTCATGAAATATCCCGCCGATACCAGCCTGTAGAGTTTTCTCCCTTGAATACCCCAATTCCGAAGCCAAACCGATCATCAAAACCGCGACATTCACAGAATGGATATACAGCCGGTCGCTATAAGAGCTAATCTGGCAGAGTCCGAAACAGGTATCCGGATTCTCCAGAACCTGATTTATCATCTCATCAACAATTCCGGAAATACTGCGAACCGAGGGCAATTTTCCGGCTTTGATATCAAGCATCATTTGCTTTACTGTGCTAATGGTCCTATTGCGAACTGATAGCACCTCATTTGCTTTCTTTAACTCAGGGAGAGGCTGCTCCGGGTTGGCAGTATTGTGTAATTTACCATCACTCAGAGTTTCTTCATCTTTAATATCCTTGCCTTTGATGGTATTGATATAAACGATGGCAACACCCTGACGCTTTAAAAAGTCAATTTGATGGTACCCTGAAATGAGCTGGTCTGCTGAGAA
It encodes the following:
- a CDS encoding HD-GYP domain-containing protein produces the protein MENVLNEEEIFLFSADQLISGYHQIDFLKRQGVAIVYINTIKGKDIKDEETLSDGKLHNTANPEQPLPELKKANEVLSVRNRTISTVKQMMLDIKAGKLPSVRSISGIVDEMINQVLENPDTCFGLCQISSYSDRLYIHSVNVAVLMIGLASELGYSREKTLQAGIGGIFHDLGKVRLPEELIFFEGAYTNEELNLVKKHPQYALEMIEKSSEVLPNSCLDIIGQHHERLNGSGYPQKLKGSRINEMAFICAVCDVYDSLTSEGFRRKACIPQEALALIFQGADDEYPRKIVEHLIKLLGIYPVGSLIVLESGEIGVVTKINRNNLLLPQVAILFDSKGGKISVPFVRDLSKSNHEREREQWKVKGTLDPEDYGIEPVDFIMPESAMKNAALSR